The window GCTGCACGGGCTACTACAAGATCATCGAATCGATCCAGCGAGCGCACGAATTCGCCAAATAACGGGACCAACGGCCATGATTCCATTTGAATACCGCACCCCGAAGAACCTCAAGGAAGTCCACGCCGCTCTGAAGGAGTTCGGGAGCGACGCCAAGCTGATCGCCGGCGGCACGGCGCTGATCATCATGATGAAGCAGCGCCTGGTCAGGCCGGCCTGCCTGATCAGCCTGCGGTCGGTCCGGGGGTACAACGGCATCGAGGCGAGCAACGGCGGGCTGCGCATCGGCGGCCTGGCTACGCACCGTGACGTCGAGACCTCTCCGCTCGTGCGGCGGCGCTGGCCGGTGCTGGCCGAAACTTACCATCACGTCGCCACCCTGCGCGTGCGCAACATGGCGACGGTGGGCGGCGGGCTGGCGCATGCCGATCCGAACCAGGATCCCCCCCCGACCCTGATCGCCCTCGGCGCGACGGTCAAGGCGACCTCCGCCTCCGGGAGCCGCGTGATCCCGCTCGATCAGTTCTTCACGGACTACTATGAAACCGTGTTGAACCCCGATGAGATCATCACGGAAGTGAGCATCCCCAGGCTCCCGCCCAACAGCGGCGCGGCGTATCTGAAGTTCCTGCCCCGCACCGCCGACGACTACGCCACGGTTTCGGCCGCCGCGCTCTTGACGCTGGACAAGACCGGAAAGACGATCGCCGACGCGCGCATTGCGCTGGGGAGCGCCGGCAACACTCCGATTCGCGCCACCGAGGCGGAAGCGGTGCTGCGCGGGCAGCCGGTCAAGCCGGAGGCCTTCGCCGAGGCCGCGGAAAAGGCGAAGGCGGCCGCGGACCCGGTGAGCGATTTTCGGGGCTCGGCCGGATACAAGAAGGAGATGGCCGGGGTTTTCGTGCGCCGCGCCCTGGAAAAGGCGCTGGCCGCCATCCGGGAAGCCGCGCGGAGCAAGCCCGCCCGCAAGGCCGTCAAAGCGATCAGGAAAGCAACCACGAAAGGAAAGAAGCGGTGAAATTCAACCAGAGCGCCCAGATCCCCGTCGCCCGCGAGCCTCTATGGGAATTCCTCATGGACGTGCCGCGCGTGGCGCAATCGCTTCCGGGCGTGGAGTCGGTGACCAAGATCGACGACACCACGTACGAAGGTAACCTGAAGGTCCGGGTGGGGCCGATTGCGCTCAACCTGCAGGGTAAGATCGTCG is drawn from Candidatus Zixiibacteriota bacterium and contains these coding sequences:
- a CDS encoding xanthine dehydrogenase family protein subunit M, with the protein product MIPFEYRTPKNLKEVHAALKEFGSDAKLIAGGTALIIMMKQRLVRPACLISLRSVRGYNGIEASNGGLRIGGLATHRDVETSPLVRRRWPVLAETYHHVATLRVRNMATVGGGLAHADPNQDPPPTLIALGATVKATSASGSRVIPLDQFFTDYYETVLNPDEIITEVSIPRLPPNSGAAYLKFLPRTADDYATVSAAALLTLDKTGKTIADARIALGSAGNTPIRATEAEAVLRGQPVKPEAFAEAAEKAKAAADPVSDFRGSAGYKKEMAGVFVRRALEKALAAIREAARSKPARKAVKAIRKATTKGKKR